In Populus nigra chromosome 1, ddPopNigr1.1, whole genome shotgun sequence, one genomic interval encodes:
- the LOC133688876 gene encoding G-type lectin S-receptor-like serine/threonine-protein kinase SD1-1: protein MSPEYASNGYFSVKTDVFSFRVLVLEIVSGQKNRGFHHPDRNLNLLGHAWILWIKGTPLELIDECLAFSSNSSEVLRCIHVALLCVQQRPEDRPNISTVVQILYNENPLPQPKQPGFFMGT from the exons ATGTCTCCTGAGTATGCATCCAACGGATACTTCTCGGTGAAAACTGACGTCTTTAGCTTCCGCGTCCTCGTCCTGGAGATAGTGAGTGGACAGAAAAATAGGGGATTTCATCACCCAGATCGAAACCTTAACCTCCTCGGGCAT GCATGGATACTTTGGATAAAAGGAACACCATTGGAACTGATTGATGAATGTTTAGCTTTCTCGAGCAATTCATCTGAAGTGTTAAGATGCATTCATGTGGCTTTATTATGTGTTCAGCAACGACCAGAAGATAGGCCAAACATCTCAACAGTGGTTCAAATATTATACAATGAAAATCCATTGCCTCAGCCTAAACAACCTGGTTTTTTCATGGGAACTTGA
- the LOC133688860 gene encoding G-type lectin S-receptor-like serine/threonine-protein kinase At4g27290, producing the protein MGVFFVRSFFISILTTSTALEIIDPGQSLRDGETMVSSSGSFELGFFSPQGSTSKYLGLWLDKSPQTVLWVANRENSLSDNMGVLNITTQGILILLNSTNDIVWSSNSSASRTTQNPVAQLLDSGNFVVREGNDYNPANFLWQSFDHPCDTLLPGMRIGVNFVTRIDRFLSSWKSPEVPARGEFTFGIDPQGYPQVLLKKGNRTVFRGGPWTGIKFTSNPRPIPNQISTNEFVLNNQEVYFEYRIQSSVSSKLTLSPLGFFQSLTWNDRAQDWVIVGNGQYDQCEEYKFCGPNTRCEITRTPICVCLDGFTPISPVDWNFSDWTGGCHRRTPLNCSDKDGFLQYTANKLPDTSSSWFDKSIDLKECERLCLKNCSCTAYTNLDFRAGGSGCLIWFGNLIDMRRSTGDGQDVYVRVAASELGANAKKRNLSTKLKGGIIASAAALGMGMLLAGMMFCRRRRNLGKNDRLEEVRKEDIELPIVDLSTIAHATDNFSSSNKLGEGGFGPVYKGILIEGQEIAVKRLSKSSVQGMDEFKNEVKFIAKLQHRNLVKLLGYCIQEDENMLIYEYMPNKSLDFFIFDQARRKLLDWTKRMNIIGGIARGLLYLHQDSRLRVIHRDIKASNILLDNELNPKISDFGLARMFRGDETEANTHRVIGTYGYMSPEYASNGHFSVKTDVFSFGVLILEIVSGKKNRGFRHPDRNLNLLGHAWILWMKGTPSELIDECLGYLSNTSEVLRCIHVALLCVQQRPEDRPNMPTVVQILCNENPLPQPKQPGFFMGKNPLEQEGSSNQMEACSTNEMSLTLLEAR; encoded by the exons atGGGAGTGTTCTTCGTGAGATCTTTCTTCATCTCCATCTTAACCACTTCCACCGCACTGGAAATCATCGACCCAGGCCAATCATTGAGAGATGGTGAGACTATGGTTTCTTCAAGCGGAAGCTTTGAGCTAGGATTTTTCAGCCCTCAAGGTTCAACAAGCAAATACTTGGGATTATGGCTCGACAAGTCTCCTCAGACAGTTTTATGGGTTGCCAATAGAGAAAATTCACTTTCTGATAATATGGGAGTTCTGAACATCACCACCCAAGGGATTCTAATCCTTCTCAATAGCACAAACGATATTGTTTGgtcatcaaattcaagtgcatcaAGAACTACGCAAAATCCGGTTGCGCAGCTCTTGGATTCTGGAAATTTTGTTGTGAGAGAAGGAAATGATTATAACCCTGCAAACTTTTTGTGGCAGAGTTTTGATCATCCTTGTGATACCTTACTACCTGGAATGAGAATCGGAGTCAACTTTGTAACACGGATTGACAGGTTTCTGTCATCTTGGAAGAGCCCAGAAGTTCCTGCTCGAGGTGAGTTTACGTTTGGTATCGATCCTCAGGGGTATCCACAGGTACTTTTGAAGAAAGGGAATAGAACAGTGTTTAGAGGGGGGCCATGGACTGGCATAAAATTTACATCAAATCCTAGACCGATACCCAATCAAATTTCCACAAATGAATTTGTGCTCAACAACCAAGAGGTTTATTTCGAGTATAGGATTCAAAGTTCAGTTTCTTCAAAGCTTACACTAAGTCCATTGGGCTTTTTTCAGAGCCTCACATGGAATGACAGAGCTCAGGACTGGGTGATTGTTGGAAATGGCCAGTACGATCAGTGTGAAGAGTATAAGTTCTGTGGTCCCAACACTCGCTGTGAGATAACTAGAACTCCTATATGTGTATGCTTGGATGGATTCACGCCTATATCTCCAGTAGATTGGAATTTTTCAGATTGGACAGGTGGGTGTCACCGGAGGACTCCATTGAATTGTAGTGATAAAGATGGCTTTCTCCAGTATACAGCAAATAAACTGCCAGACACATCTTCTTCCTGGTTTGACAAGAGCATTGACCTCAAGGAATGTGAGAGATTGTGTCTGAAGAACTGCTCTTGCACTGCTTATACAAATTTAGATTTCAGGGCAGGTGGAAGTGGCTGCCTGATTTGGTTTGGTAACCTGATTGATATGAGAAGGTCAACTGGGGATGGACAAGACGTCTATGTTCGGGTGGCTGCTTCGGAATTAG GTGCAAATGCGAAGAAAAGGAACTTGAGTACGAAGTTGAAAGGAGGAATAATTGCCAGCGCCGCTGCATTGGGCATGGGCATGCTATTGGCAGGAATGATGTTCTGCAGGCGGAGGAGGAATCTTGGGAAGAATGATAGACTTGAAGAAGTAAGAAAAGAGGACATAGAATTACCAATAGTTGATTTGAGTACCATAGCTCATGCCACTGATAACTTTTCAAGCAGCAACAAGTTGGGAGAAGGTGGTTTTGGACCTGTATATAAG GGCATATTGATAGAAGGACAAGAAATAGCGGTGAAAAGGCTTTCAAAGAGTTCTGTTCAAGGGATGGACGAGTTCAAAAATGAAGTTAAATTCATTGCTAAACTTCAGCATCGCAATCTCGTGAAGCTTCTTGGTTACTGCATTCAAGAAGATGAAAATATGTTAATCTATGAATACATGCCCAATAAAAGTCTGGACTTCTTCATTTTCG ACCAAGCAAGAAGAAAATTACTGGATTGGACGAAGCGCATGAACATTATTGGTGGAATTGCTCGAGGGCTGCTTTATCTCCATCAAGACTCTAGACTGAGAGTAATTCATAGAGATATCAAAGCCAGCAACATTTTACTGGATAATGAGCTAAATCCAAAAATCTCGGACTTTGGCCTTGCTAGAATGTTTCGTGGAGATGAAACAGAGGCCAATACTCATAGGGTGATTGGAACATA TGGCTATATGTCTCCTGAGTATGCGTCGAATGGACACTTCTCTGTGAAAACCGACGTCTTTAGCTTTGGTGTCCTCATCCTGGAGATAGTGAGTGGAAAGAAAAATAGGGGATTTCGTCACCCGGATCGAAACCTTAACCTCCTCGGGCAT gCGTGGATACTTTGGATGAAAGGAACACCATCGGAACTGATTGATGAATGTTTAGGTTACTTGAGCAATACATCTGAAGTGTTAAGATGCATTCATGTGGCTTTACTGTGTGTGCAACAACGACCAGAAGATAGGCCAAACATGCCAACTGTGGTTCAAATATTATGCAATGAAAATCCATTGCCTCAGCCTAAACAACCTGGATTTTTCATGGGAAAGAATCCACTCGAACAGGAAGGTTCATCAAATCAGATGGAAGCTTGCTCTACAAATGAAATGAGTTTGACATTGTTAGAGGCACGGTAG
- the LOC133688884 gene encoding calcium-binding protein KRP1-like, producing the protein MTSSQNQNSNFQDYLPLMANKLGGDGLIGELCNGFNLLMDGEKGVITFDSLKKNSALLGLQDLSDDDLRSMLKEGDFDGDEALNQMEFCVLMFRLSPELMEESQFLLEEALLQEFKDSC; encoded by the coding sequence atgacatcttCACAAAACCAAAACTCAAACTTTCAAGATTACTTGCCTCTTATGGCCAACAAGCTAGGTGGTGATGGTCTTATTGGAGAACTATGCAACGGCTTCAATCTGTTGATGGATGGTGAAAAGGGTGTCATCACTTTTGATAGTCTTAAAAAGAACTCAGCTTTATTGGGTTTGCAAGATTTGAGTGATGATGATTTAAGGAGTATGTTAAAAGAAGGCGATTTTGATGGTGATGAAGCACTTAATCAGATGGAGTTTTGTGTTTTGATGTTCAGATTGAGTCCTGAGTTGATGGAAGAGTCTCAGTTTTTGTTAGAGGAAGCTCTTCTACAGGAGTTCAAAGATTCTtgctaa